The following are encoded together in the Brassica napus cultivar Da-Ae chromosome A9, Da-Ae, whole genome shotgun sequence genome:
- the LOC106364759 gene encoding MLO-like protein 14 produces the protein MWSKRLFGYAIAGSNLYFWLAIIPIALVLFVGAKLQHVIATLVLENAGITEYASGVKLRPRDELFWFKKPELLLSLIHFIQFQNAFELASFFWFWWQFGYNSCFLRNHLLVYLRLILGFAGQFLCSYSTLPLYALVTQMGTNYKAALLPQRVRDTINGWGKATRRRRRHGLYGDDSTIRTETSTIASVEEYDHQKLDDVPETSPAQGTDHELELVKNWEASITVANENSSRVGTPLLQPCASTSSTTFSKLQTETTESLSRSSSLPVKR, from the exons ATGTGGTCTAAGCGTTTATTTGGATATGCTATTGCAGGGTCAAATCTTTATTTCTGGTTAGCAATCATTCCAATAGCT CTTGTTCTTTTCGTTGGTGCAAAGCTGCAACATGTAATTGCAACTTTAGTATTGGAGAACGCTGGGATAACAGAATATGCTTCTGGTGTTAAATTGAGACCTCGTGATGAACTTTTCTGGTTCAAGAAACCAGAATTACTCTTATCCCTTATCCACTTCATTCAGTTTCAG AATGCCTTTGAGCTGGCTtcgtttttctggttttgg TGGCAATTTGGATACAACTCTTGCTTCCTTAGGAATCATTTACTTGTCTACTTGCGATTAATTCTGGG GTTTGCTGGACAGTTTTTATGTAGCTACAGCACATTGCCACTCTATGCACTTGTCACTCAG ATGGGAACAAATTACAAGGCAGCGTTGTTACCTCAGAGGGTAAGAGATACAATAAACGGTTGGGGAAAAgcaaccagaagaagaagacggcATGGGTTATATGGAGATGATTCGACTATTCGAACAGAAACAAGCACAATCGCATCAGTTGAAGAATACGATCATCAAAAGCTTGATGATGTTCCTGAAACCTCTCCAGCTCAAGGTACTGATCATGAGCTGGAGCTTGTTAAAAACTGGGAAGCTTCTATCACAGTAGCTAATGAAAATTCTAGTCGGGTTGGAACACCCCTCTTGCAACCTTGTGCGTCAACATCGTCAACGACTTTCTCAAAGTTACAGACAGAAACCACAGAATCACTTTCAAGGTCGTCCTCACTGCCAGTGAAAAGATAA
- the LOC125578018 gene encoding uncharacterized protein LOC125578018: MARRRRPSKTLRLSLLLSSIRSSSLVSSVSLSWSENIVTVSFSGGSRSMFSVSSSAHRLTLTVMCLVGLRSVRISSRFIVIAPVRALIVSHAVDGSPLRPSLKVSRDDVVKPFGSLSTGVVIFWGVPHFSSVTVSHNHRDSPMLCNCNSGLTAEKALTFEVVTSQNPRFMKHRSDLPPSPLVMMYACLLSHRGGDLLRRASPRRLRFISEDRRSAPTLTPSSVPLNRRCSLSGDPSSCQRQRNSIAQACEMGLFACRLGLRTLIVFLPVGSLGSLSSSSPYSSPSSSSPAFSRRSVSPSAHVRRCISKSITVLLSCGAVRSGPEDAADLVSTIFRGADWISTSLFNVTKFQPSGTAVNLTHSSFAMNSLSLYLRGFSKSIVCVVWFYVCSSMNSCRL; the protein is encoded by the exons ATGGCTCGCCGGCGTCGACCCTCTAAAACTCtacgtctctctctcctcttatCTTCTATCCGTTCAAGCTCTCTGGTTTCGTCCGTCTCCTTGTCTTGGTCGGAGAACATTGTGACTGTTTCATTTTCCGGGGGCTCCCGGTCTATGTTCTCGGTTTCCTCTTCGGCTCACCGCCTCACGCTTACCGTTATGTGTCTTGTTGGGCTCAGATCTGTAAGAATCAGCTCCCGTTTCATCGTCATCGCTCCTGTTCGTGCTCTCATCGTCTCTCACGCCGTCGACGGTTCTCCATTGAGACCGTCTCTCAAGGTGAGCAGGGACGACGTGGTTAAGCCTTTCGGATCGCTTTCCACCGGAGTCGTTATTTTCTGGGGGGTTCCCCACTTTTCCTCTGTTACTGTCAGCCACAACCACCGTGACTCACCAATGCTCTGCAACTGCAACTCTGGTTTAACAGCCGAAAAAGCCTTAACCTTCGAGGTAGTCACGTCTCAAAACCCTAGATTTATGAAGCACCGTTCAGATCTACCGCCGTCCCCGCTAGTTATGATGTATGCTTGTTTGTTGTCTCATCGAGGAGGAGATCTGCTCCGACGAGCCTCTCCGCGGCGACTTAGATTTATTTCAGAAGACCGGAGATCAGCACCAACACTCACCCCCTCATCTGTTCCGCTCAACCGTCGCTGCTCCCTTTCCGGCGACCCGAGCTCCTGTCAACGTCAACGGAACAGCATCGCTCAAGCCTGTGAGATGGGCCTATTTGCTTGTAGATTGGGCCTG AGAACACTAATTGTCTTTTTACCGGTGGGTTCACTGGGCTCGTTGTCATCTTCATCACCATactcatcaccatcatcatcatcacctgcCTTCTCTCGAAGAAGTGTTTCCCCTTCTGCCCATGTGCGAAGGTGTATTTCCAAGTCTATAACCGTCTTGCTATCTTGTGGAGCGGTCCGTTCGGGACCTGAAGATGCAGCGGATCTCGTTTCGACGATATTCCGAGGTGCGGATTGGATATCAACGTCACTTTTCAATGTGACTAAATTTCAACCTTCCGGCACTGCCGTGAATTTGACGCATTCAAGCTTTGCTATGAATTCGCTGTCTCTTTATCTTAGAGGTTTCTCTAAATCTATCGTTTGTGTTGTATGGTTTTATGTTTGTAGTTCTATGAACTCTTGTAGACTTTAA
- the LOC111200731 gene encoding phosphate transporter PHO1 homolog 8-like yields the protein MGIIVSNHGDSTRGNVPEALSVLERIRLNKDQETPLSRIRNVLKLSNHEELKFTRENLKKIEERLKDVFIKFYRKLRHLNNYSFLNTLAISKIMKKYDKIASRNAAKTYMETVVDKSYLTSSDEIRKLMVRVESIFVEYFASSNRSKAMNLLRPKVKKEKHRTTFSSGFFVGCSVSLVIALALLIHARNIMGADGKNIYMETMFPLYSLFGFVVLHMIMYASNIYFWKRYRVNYPFIFGFKEGTELGYRHVLLLSFGLNTLALAAVIMNLDMEMDPNTNDYKTITELLPLLIVGLVILITICPFNIFYRSSRFFFIMVVFRCIAAPLYKVNLPDFFLADQFTSQVQALRSLEFYICYYGWGDFRLRQNTCRSSHVYSTFYFIVAVIPYWSRFLQCVRRLVEEKDSTEGYNALKYFLTIVAVCLRTAYSLNRGNSWRNAAWFFSALATFYGTYWDIVFDWGLLHRSSKSWLRDKLLVPHKSVYYVAMVVNVVLRLAWLQTVLDFNIPFLHREIMVALLAILEIIRRCIWNFFRLENEHLNNVGKFRAFKSVPLPFNYDEE from the exons ATGGGAATCATAGTATCCAACCATGGAGATTCAACGAGAGGGAACGTGCCAGAGGCTTTAAGTGTTCTTGAACGTATCAGACTAAACAAAGATCAAGAAACTCCTCTGTCCAGGATTAGAAACGTCCTCAAGCTCTCTAACCACGAAGAGCTCAAATTCACAAGAGAGAATCTCAAGAAAATAGAAGAACGTCTTAAGGATGTCTTCATCAAGTTTTATCGCAAGCTTAGACATCTCAACAATTACAG CTTCTTGAACACCTTGGCGATTTCAAAGATCATGAAGAAGTATGATAAG ATTGCTTCAAGAAATGCAGCAAAAACTTACATGGAGACTGTTGTAGATAAGTCCTACCTCACTAGCTCTGATGAG ATCCGCAAACTTATGGTGAGAGTTGAGTCTATCTTCGTGGAGTATTTCGCTAGCTCGAACCGAAGCAAAGCAATGAATCTCTTAAGACCAAAAgtgaagaaagaaaaacatcGGACAACGTTTTCCAGTG GCTTTTTTGTTGGCTGCTCAGTCTCTCTAGTGATTGCTCTTGCCTTGTTAATACATGCTCGTAATATAATGGGCGCAGACGGAAAGAACATTTACATGGAGACAATGTTCCCTCTTTACAGTTTGTTTGGATTTGTTGTCCTGCACATGATCATGTATGCTTCAAATATATACTTTTGGAAGAGATATCGAGTGAATTACCCTTTCATATTCGGGTTCAAAGAAGGAACAGAGCTCGGTTATAGACATGTTCTGCTTCTAAGCTTTGGTCTCAACACGCTTGCTCTAGCTGCTGTTATAATGAACCTTGACATGGAGATGGATCCTAATACTAATGATTACAAGACAATCACTGAACTTCTTCCACTTTTAATTGTTGGT CTAGTGATACTAATTACTATATGTCCCTTCAACATCTTTTATCGGTCAAGCCGCTTCTTTTTCATCATGGTTGTATTCCGCTGCATTGCTGCACCGCTCTATAAG GTTAATCTTCCGGATTTTTTCTTGGCGGACCAATTCACAAGCCAG GTGCAAGCACTGAGAAGTTTGGAGTTCTACATTTGTTACTATGGTTGGGGAGACTTCAGGCTCAGACAAAACACATGCAGATCAAGTCATGTCTATAGCACATTCTACTTCATCGTCGCTGTGATTCCTTACTGGTCACGTTTCCTTCAGTGTGTTCGGAGATTAGTCGAAGAGAAAGATTCAACAGAAGGCTACAATGCTCTCAAATATTTCTTGACCATAGTTGCTGTGTGCTTGAGAACAGCTTATAGCCTTAACAGAGGAAACTCCTGGAGAAACGCTGCTTGGTTTTTCTCTGCCTTGGCAACTTTTTACGGCACATATTGGGACATTGTGTTTGACTGGGGATTGCTTCACAGATCATCTAAAAGTTGGTTGAGAGATAAGCTTCTTGTTCCTCACAAATCTGTCTACTACGTTGCAATG GTGGTAAACGTTGTGTTGAGGCTGGCATGGTTGCAGACTGTTCTAGATTTCAATATCCCATTCTTGCATAGAGAAATAATGGTTGCTCTTCTTGCTATTCTCGAGATCATACGCCGTTGTATCTGGAATTTCTTCAG GTTAGAGAACGAGCATTTGAACAATGTGGGGAAGTTCAGAGCATTCAAATCAGTTCCTTTGCCATTCAACTACGATGAAGAATGA
- the LOC125578019 gene encoding phosphate transporter PHO1 homolog 8-like: protein MKFGKEFIAQMIPEWQQAYVDYSCLKSILQEIKNAQKRSGAVTRKQPVHRNFSGLMTKHSSRVATSEELENQDIVVSEMIGDDGFDRYETSIMRVAEAGREPELVFFKTLDLEFDKVNHFYKSKVEEMVKEALVLNKQMDALIAFRIKVDQPSSSWICSETVSVNVNALGTTEHSKFAHIILFVRV from the coding sequence atgaaGTTTGGGAAAGAGTTTATTGCGCAGATGATTCCAGAATGGCAACAAGCTTACGTGGATTATTCTTGTCTCAAATCCATTCTCCAAGAAATCAAAAATGCACAGAAGCGATCAGGTGCCGTAACACGCAAGCAACCTGTGCACCGCAACTTTAGCGGCCTGATGACTAAGCATTCAAGCCGAGTCGCCACGTCAGAAGAACTTGAAAACCAAGACATAGTGGTGAGTGAAATGATTGGTGATGATGGGTTTGATAGGTACGAGACGTCCATCATGAGAGTTGCAGAAGCTGGGAGAGAGCCAGAGCTTGTGTTCTTTAAAACCCTAGATCTTGAGTTCGATAAAGTGAACCATTTTTACAAGTCTAAAGTGGAGGAAATGGTGAAGGAGGCATTGGTTTTGAACAAGCAAATGGATGCTCTGATTGCTTTTAGAATCAAAGTAGATCAACCTTCTTCGTCTTGGATCTGTTCTGAAACCGTATCAGTCAATGTGAATGCCTTGGGTACTACGGAACATAGTAAGTTCGCgcatattattttgtttgttagggtttag